TTTATTTGAAGAGCTTTGATTTTGGGTGCGGGCATTGTAGCTCGGCCGCTCGGTTCATGGTCTTCGGCTCCTCTTTGGCTCCTGATCCTCGGCTCTACTAGCCTTCAGGATAGGTTGCGGGGTAGGGGAGCTGGTCTGGCCTCTGGCCAGAAAATTATAGGATCCTTTGACAGGCCGATTGATCGAGGAAGTTGAGGTAATCGAGCACCCTTCGCTTGAGAGTGACTAGCCAAGAATGCTAGGTGGGCAAGCAGTTTGCAAGAGTAAATAATTTCAAGGCATTGTCTCCTTTTTTCATAATGTTAGTTAACGAAGAACGCAGCCAGGCCGCTCGAGATTCCGGAGACCCACAAGGATCCCCAGAGCCAGCTTAGTTTCCTAGGATCTACGATTCCACTTTACTACCATGGGTAAGCTATGATATCACATCGGTGACTTCAGTGCGAGCTCCGGTAGGTATACACCTACTTGAACATGTACTACGTGTCGGCCATCACGTCGCTATGCCTACATGATGCTGGGGAATCGTCCTATGACCAAGCCAATGCTTCGAACAATGAAGAATACAGCCCAATGTAAGGGATTTAAACGGACTGTAACGAATATAATATCTCTCTATGGTTTAGATATCAAACCCTCCAGGCGAGGATCATCACAACTGATCAACGCTACGTCCTAACTTTGAAGCCTGATTTATTTACTTGGGAATGTTGATCTTCAGCATTACGTGTTTTGGCGGCGGGGAAACATTAGCATATCATGCTGCCAGGTAGGTAGTGAAAATTGAAAGCCATGAAATATGTTCATTGGACTAGCGCTGTTTGGCGTTTCTGGGGATCCCTTGACTCTTGGGATATCCAGAGCCGCTCCTCAGTGATCGCCTCAGGCTGCTCAGAGCGTGCTCGGGGTGTGGTGAGATCTACTCAGTGAGCAAAAAGCGGCGAGGGGTGAGTAGTAAaacgaaaaaggaaggaaaatcaagTACGTATGTGTACTACACATACTTGCATGATGATGACGTTCCGAGCAAGCTATGTAATAAAGGTCTCTACAGCCTACTCATGATTTCACGCTCATAatatcaagattctcatTTGAAGAATTTCAACTTGCAAGTTGATTATCACAGAAAGTCTACACTTCCGCCAGTAGAACCACTAACTTTCAACACTTGCCAGGCTACACTATACCAGAAGCAACAGTCAAGAACTCTGATTCAAACGAGAATCATGATATTGACTGACCTACCCCAAGAGCTAATACAGCACATTATCTACCTTTGCGATAATGAGACGCTTCGATCGATCATGGCCGTAACTCCCCAGTCACAGAAAAGTGTCCTAGCTGTCCTTAAACCCGAATTTCAGAAGCGGAACTTTGGCCTCTTCAAGAGTCTCAAAGAGTATGAGATCTGCAGCGTGGCAGGGAAATGTATCTGCTATGATACGCCTACTTTTAAGCGAGTAATAGCACGCGATGTGGCCGGTATAAAACAATACCTCGAATGGGGGCTTGATCTGCGACGTCACACCCTGTGGAAGCAGTTTGTTGCACCGAATCATGTGTAATTACAATGTCGAAATGATCGAATACCTGTTTAGCAATGGACACATCACGGAAGAGAATGTTTTCACAGTTAGGTGGCATTTCGGTAGTGTGGTAACCCTCGGTGACGCGGTGGTTCTTGGAGGATACAGCGACAAGGCCATGCTCTTCGTTGATATAGTGGGATCGAACATGGTTGCCTCCCTGAGTAAAGTTTCTATGTTTGAAGCATTCCGTCGCTTGAACGCGGGTGCGCTCAAACGCCTTATTGAAGCTGGCCTTCCACTTACTATTGGGGAGgacatcaacaacacagtGCTTCATGTTGCACTTGATAACCGGGATGCGTCCGCTGTGCTAGAGTTCATTTTACCTCTAACACCCGAGCTTTACAACGAAACCAATACGGATAACGAAACAGTCCTCGGCCGGGAGATTACGCTCCCATTCATGAACGCTCTTCGCCCCTTTATCAAGGTGGATGGTATCTCTCCGTCATCTAATGGTCGTCGCCTGTCGCCATTGTACATCGCGGCTTCTACGCAGGATGTAAATACGGTGCTGTCTCTTCGGATTTACGATGCAGGAGTTATTATAGATGAGTCCAGAGTACTCGAACATTGGCTATGCTACCTCTCTTGCTCCATAGACATACGTACATGTTAACGCAATATAATCCAAAATTCCACATTGACATCGATAGTGTGCCATTGAGCTACAACCACCGCTAACACACTAGCAGAATTACTTAACTATCAAACTATGGCCCCAGTGCCAAGACAAACAATCTAGAACAATACCATCAAACCAGTCCGTCGGACTTGGCAATGCTCAAAGGGCCGTGGAATTGAGGACCTTTGGGGCGTCATGTATTTGAGATTTTTGACCATGCGGCCTCCCActcttatattttttattttattcattttcGTTGGAATATACGACCTGCATATGTAGGACACAATGCGTTGTACTCTACTATTTTTCTGTATTCTCTGTCTTGCATGGGCAAAGGACATAACCCCCCAATACGACGCCGAATTAGACGTAAGAAACTCCCACCCATTGGCGCTATATCACTTATTGGTGTATTTCAGAGAATAACGCACGTCTTCGTAACAAACATCACCCTCATTGATCCGACTGAGTCGCgtcagcaagaagaatacTCGCGACTACAAGCTCGGCTTCAACGCTCCACTGGATCATCGGATACATCACATCCACGACAGAGGTTGCTCACAGCTCTCCATGCCTTCCATCGCTACAAAGAGCGCAATCTAGCTGAGACAAAGCGATGGCGGGATTGGTATAAGAAAATCCCTAAGAAACAGCGCTCGGTATGCGCTCCCGTAAAACTCATCGTATCCGATACTAATGACTAGGTAGATTGTCGAATCCACGGTTAAATATACCCGTAAACTGAATACAGTCGAACACCTTTTTGAGACAAACGAGCGACTGGCGCATGAGATCGTCAAGCATGGGATGCAATTCTATAACATTTCCCAAACTGAATTGGACCAGTTCGtcgaggagaatgagaagcaGGGTATCAACACCGACAAAACGAGTGTCTCGCAGGCGATGAAGCATTTCGTGCGCGATTGGGCTGATGAAGGGCACGACGAGCAGCAGGACGCATTCCCTTGCATTCTAGGTTCTCTTGCAAATATGTCGAGAACATTCGAGCATCCGTTGCGGGTGCTATTGCCTGGAGCAGGCCTGGGACGATTGGCACATGAGGTTAATGCACTAGGTGGTTAGTTCTGTTTTCAGCTACGACAAGGTCATTAATATGGACTAATCAAGATAGGCTTCGAGGTAACCATGAACGAATGGTCCATGTACATGAACCTCGCATATCGATATCTATCCAGCCTTTCGAGTGTCAACAGCAAGACTTTCCATCCGCATATCGATTGGTGGTCGCATCACGCGACGACTGCTGATCTGCAGCGTTCTATCTCGTTTCCGGATACACTGGCTAGTCCCTCTGTCCTCCTGGTAGAAGGTGACTTCACTACGGTATTTGCAGAAGATACGGGAAAGTATGACGTGATTGTCACATTGTTTTTCATCGATACTGCACGGAACTTGGTTTCGTATTTCGAAAATATCCATCGATTACTCCGCCCTGGGGGGCAGTGGATCAACCTGGGTCCATTGTTATACGGAAGTGCGCCCTTTTTGCAGCTCTCAttggatgagattgtggCTTTAACCGAGCACATTGGGTTTAAGTTTCAGGAGACGGACCCATCTTGCGGGGGTATAACAATACCTGGGTTGACAGTTCGTGGCAAGGAGGTGGCTTACGCCCGCAATGGGAAGGGGCTGAGTAAAAATGCATATCAGGCACAATTTTGGGTTGCCCGGAAGAATTGAAGTATGGTCCTCGATTGGCATCAGACGGGGGAACGTGGCTTGAGTACTCCTCTAGAGTGCAAGTCTTGTTGCGGCGACGGTCGACCTCATCTGAAGATACTTCCCAAGAGTGGTCAATTCATCAAAGGATACAACAAAGGGACGGGGAATATAATACCCTTATACGTCCTCAGACCAGATTGCAGAATAGGAGAAAAGCTCCATTCTAGAGGAATCTCCCAATCTTTGCGGTCTTGATATCGTTATTATGCGATGATTGGCACGCCCATAGCCCCTGCACACAATAGGCGACACCCGGGGGAACCCCCAAGGAGCGTGGAAGTCTCCTCAATgttttgtgttttctttgttgagtATCCACCAGCCAAACTTAGCTGTTTCAGATATTCTGGTAAACTATCCTGGATATACTTTAGACAAAGGTATCTAACATTGAATGAAACATACGATTATCGACCCGTCTAGGAGACCTCCAATTTTGCAGTTCTCAGACAGCTGCTCTAGAATTGTATGCCTAGGAGATATTTGATGGATGTAATCATCTATGTCATCCCCTCATTGCTTTGAGCCTGTTAAGGCTGTTATATGGTCGGATCACGCTAAAttgcgaagaaaaaggccacaGAATAGTTTATTGCACCCGATGACCGGCCACAGGTAGCATTCTGCTTGTGTGTGTTACCGAACAAGGCCATTCAAGTCAATAGGCTGAGTGGTGTGGCTCCTTCATAGGATTGCCACAGAATAGGACATCTCCATACCTCCGCACATGCCAGCATTCAGACCAAGCCGTGATTGTGTATTGACACGTAAATCATGGCATATACCGTTGTAGTCTACTCTTCATACGGTATCATGATGCTGGCACCGGGTTATTCCTACTCAACTGTGGACATCTGGTTATATCGGTCCATCTTAAAGTGCAGGTTCCGCTTTGGTAAATTAATCTGCTCAAATACATAGCAAGTTTCTTGCTGCTAAAACCAAGATGGCTAAGTGACGTCCCTGAGAATTTGAATCCTACTTACATTAATCGATATAGTACAGTTTCAGATATCGCAGAGtgccttcaatttcaataCATATATCGTCGACTGGTAGTTTCCATGCAGGTAAAAGGCACCCATACATATGGCAGTCACCGGGGTATGTATTGGTTTTCGAACCCGGATTGAATTGACGAAGCCAAAAATGGTTATaagaatccttcttcatcccaTAAAAGAGCCTGGTCAgcacttcttctgttcctccaGTATTTGAGGCATTATATTTCGGTACATATTCCACTAAAGTCATTCTCCATTTCAGAATGATAAAACCCGAACAAATCGCCGGTTTTTATGAAGTACTTAAGCATGGTAGTAAGGCGTTCAACCTTGTTCTCGAGGTTGGTGAATATACCAGCAAGTGCTACCACAGCTTCAAAGATACCAAACAAAAGTCTAGAGACCGTGCGAAACAAAGCCACCATACACATAAGCGCCAGTCAAAACCATATAAGCCTCATCTTAAGAAAGTCTATGTGCGATCTGCATATGACACGGACCAAGCCAGGCGCTACGATCGACAACAAGCAAGGAAGGTTGCACTTAGTGCATTCAAGAATAAGACCGCATGCCTTATACATCCCGGACAAAAATTTCGTTTAGACCCCACTTCTTTTCATAAAAGCTACGTTGTGACGATTGCCCAAGTCGAATGGGATTGTCCTGATGATAGAGCGTTGAGATCGATAAGGGAGGCTTTGAAGTCCGAGGAAGGCTCTGAAAATTTAAGGTTCGAATTCCGCGAACTACGTGATCGACGGAGATGTTATGTCTTTTGCAGGTGAGCTATTGATGTGAGACCAGAAGGGGATGAAGCACAAAGGCACTGGGTCATAGGCAAAATGTTCCATCTCGCAGCAGCGACGAATATCGATGGTTCGTGGCCGTCAGAATATATTTGTATACGAATCGTGTGTGTTTTTTCTGTACTCGACAATACATTGGGcattattttcatttctcttaCAAGGTCTTAAGAAACATGGCAATTACTCAGTTTTTTGAACTCTGTCGGCAGTACAACATTTTGGCTGCTAAGAGAAACAGAATAGAAAGGCACAGCTATAGTCCTGCTAGACTGTCAGCATGAGCGATAGAAACAATCGTTAGATAGGCATGCTTTCTTCAGGAAACCGACGTCAGTGTAGTACCAATACCTTATCACCAAGTATCATAAAAATGACAAAAGACAAGACATCAAAGGAACACAACCATGTAAGGCTGAACAATCACAGCTCCAGTACCAGTGCTAGAAGTAGCGTTACTTCTCAAACCTCCTTTGCCAACACTATCATCCATGTTAGAAAGGCTTTACCTTGCTAAGTAGGAATCACATTTCTTCTAGGTCACACATACACTACCTGGAAAGTAACAAAGCCGTTGGTCCCTCTAGTCAAAAGCCATGATCCGTAGTTCTTACACATCCTACAACCCACGGAACCCATTCAGAATCCCCATCAAGTAATACAGAAcaatgaagacattgtgtGCACAACGGGACTATCCTATCGAAGAAATTGAGGCAATACTCAGACACACAATCAGTACATGTCACACAAAGAGCTAAGAGGCACTGATTCAAGAACCTCCGCATTCCATAGTTGGCATTTTTCAAGCAACTTCGACTCGAAACCCAGGGCACCAGAATTGATAGATACGTCCACTAGAATGGAAGCGATCTAATATACAAGAAAAGCTAAGGAGCGACTAAGGTGAGTGTAAGATCAAATCCGCATATCTATCCAACCAATTTACAGCATAATCATAAACAATGCAGCGCACACGGCAGTCACAATGTATGCGCCCAGCTGAACAGatccaacaaccaccatAGTGCTACCCGTGGTAGGAGCCAAAccggaagaagtggaagaagaggcagaCGACCCGGAGGTACCGGTGGGCTGAGAAGTGACGGTACCCGTACCGGCAGTACCAGCCTGGCTCATCAGGCTGGCGCAAGTGCCAGTCGCCTTAGTGGTCGAGGTCACAGTGGCCGAGCCACCGAAGCTACAGGCCGATGAAGCAGAGTTCTGTTCGGTGTAGTACTTGTtgaggaggaagttgagcTGCTGCTTGGGGCTGCACATGCCGTAGGCGCCGTAGCTTCCAGTGGTGGCGTTACTGGACACGCCCGAGCATGTAGTGTATCCACAGATCAGAGAGAACAGGTCGGCATAGTCGTCACTGGAGACGGAGTCCTTCACAACACAGGCGGCGGCGTCAGACATGCACTCACACAGGTTTTCGTTCGGGGTAGGAGGCAAGGGGGTCTGGGTGGCTCTCCAGTCGCTGTCGACGGCCGGGCAGCTTTGCAGGGCAGTGTTGGTAGGGGTGTAGGAGGCTTTGTTCACACCAGAGGGGGTGGCGCTGGCGATGTGCTTCGAGTAGGAGGTGAAGTCAGCAAGCTTGCTGACACTGGTGCTGTCGACGATTGAAACGAGACCTATACAGAGAATTAGTGACCGTGGGGTTCGTTCTGCTTGGACGGTCTTACCGTAATCGTTGGTTTCTTGGAAGTACATGTAAACAATACCGCCAGACCACACGTCATTCATATTGTCACCGAACAGGGCATCAACTTCGGTGAACTGACGAGGCTGGACCTCGTTACAGCCATACtcagcgaagaagacaggGACAGAGTAGTTAGCGAACTCTTCCGTGCGGTCCTTGTAGCCAGAGGCTGAGTATGACGAGTCACCACACCAGGAGTAGATGTTATAGCCCCAGAAGTCGATGCTGTCCTCTTCGCTTTCGCAGTTAAAGTAGTCGGCCATGTTCACCCGGATAGTAGAGTCATCGTTAGTGGCATATCCAACACCCATGGTGCGGTAGCCTTTCTGCTTGATGTAGGATTTCATGTCACGGACAGCTGCCTTGACAAACGCGCTAGCATCGGTCGTGGCGACTGTGTTGGAGACTTCGTTACCcgcaaagaaacccaaggtGTTATTATACTGAGCCAGCTCATCAATGACGGCTGTGTAGCGAGAGTAAAGAGTAGTTTCCCAAGTAGGATCGCTCCGGTCGATGGACTGGGTGGGATCAGAGAGATCCGAGACCACGTAGATACCTGCATCGGCCAGCAACTGCATGCACTCGGTATGGTCGGAAGTCGGGTCGATGGCGTAGACCCGAATTGTGTTAGTGTTCAGTTCCTGCATGATGGGCACGTCACGCTTGCAAGCTGTAGCATCGGCCAAGGGGTCCTTGTAGCTGCTAGTGCCATTGGTGGTACCGTTGCTGGAGTAGTCCTCTGCGCGGGTTAGTAGCtgtgaggagggagaagattTCCGAGAGACCTACGTTGATAGGCAACACCACGAATGTAGCTGACATGATTAGCGAGAACATGGGATGGGTCCCAGATGAGGGTCAGAGACTTACAATTGGGTATTGTTACTCGAGTAGAAGAATTTGGAACCCTTGATGACGATAGGGTCAACATCGGCCACAGCGGTGCCCAACAGGGCCGCTCCCACTGCCCACGAAAGCTTCATCGTAGTATAGAATAGGAAGATTGGTTGTATTGGGACtagtgaagaaaaagcgatGGGATATAACGAATGTCAGGAATGTATAGATACGAAAAGAGCGACTGGCAATAACAACAACGCTCCAAACAGTCtgggagaaaaaaggacaGCGGCCCCTGTTAAATTCTCGCCGCAGACTCTGCAATCTGGTATTAATAGCAACGTCTCATTATGCTTTATCCGCTGGCGACACACCAGGGAGACCGCCCCGCTATACAGCATCGAACGCGTCACCAGCCACGGCGTCGCTTGTCTTGTGCAGTTTGGTCTATACCTCAAAAGCTTAGCTCGCCATTAATGTCGTGGACATGGAGCAGCGGATCTTCAACGTCGCTCTGAGATTGGACAGAGCGACGGAGTGGGACGACGATGCTAACTGCCGGCGCATCACTAGATAGTGCGGATGTGGATGCCGAGTGGATTGGCCTTATCTCCGAGCAGAGAATTTAAATTCTTATCCGTCGGATTTCTTGCGCAGTGGAGAAATCACTAGATTTTCCAAACGTGCTTTCTATTGAGCTTCGATGGCTGCCTAgaatattttaattaatctTTAATCTTTTAAGTCGGTGAAAATGCGACCCATTGGCCCAATATTTGAGATCTTCAGGCCACtagaaataatataatattcaCACGGTCCCAGTCATaatatacatacagacaATCGCTCAATGAACCATTCCCATCATATCATTTTcggaaaacaaaagcaa
This window of the Aspergillus oryzae RIB40 DNA, chromosome 8 genome carries:
- a CDS encoding uncharacterized protein (putative trehalase), encoding MLFVDIVGSNMVASLTLHAFHRYKERNLAETKRWRDWYKKIPKKQRSIVESTVKYTRKLNTVEHLFETNERLAHEIVKHGMQFYNISQTELDQFVEENEKQGINTDKTSVSQAMKHFVRDWADEGHDEQQDAFPCILGSLANMSRTFEHPLRVLLPGAGLGRLAHEVNALGGFEVTMNEWSMYMNLAYRYLSSLSSVNSKTFHPHIDWWSHHATTADLQRSISFPDTLASPSVLLVEGDFTTVFAEDTGKYDVIVTLFFIDTARNLVSYFENIHRLLRPGGQWINLGPLLYGSAPFLQLSLDEIVALTEHIGFKFQETDPSCGGITIPGLTVRGKEVAYARNGKGLSKNAYQAQFWVARKN
- a CDS encoding glycoside hydrolase family 72 protein (predicted protein), with the protein product MKLSWAVGAALLGTAVADVDPIVIKGSKFFYSSNNTQFYIRGVAYQQDYSSNGTTNGTSSYKDPLADATACKRDVPIMQELNTNTIRVYAIDPTSDHTECMQLLADAGIYVVSDLSDPTQSIDRSDPTWETTLYSRYTAVIDELAQYNNTLGFFAGNEVSNTVATTDASAFVKAAVRDMKSYIKQKGYRTMGVGYATNDDSTIRVNMADYFNCESEEDSIDFWGYNIYSWCGDSSYSASGYKDRTEEFANYSVPVFFAEYGCNEVQPRQFTEVDALFGDNMNDVWSGGIVYMYFQETNDYGLVSIVDSTSVSKLADFTSYSKHIASATPSGVNKASYTPTNTALQSCPAVDSDWRATQTPLPPTPNENLCECMSDAAACVVKDSVSSDDYADLFSLICGYTTCSGVSSNATTGSYGAYGMCSPKQQLNFLLNKYYTEQNSASSACSFGGSATVTSTTKATGTCASLMSQAGTAGTGTVTSQPTGTSGSSASSSTSSGLAPTTGSTMVVVGSVQLGAYIVTAVCAALFMIML